Part of the Streptococcaceae bacterium ESL0687 genome is shown below.
ATGGTGAGGTATATGTTACTGATGATGGAGCAGAAACAGACCTTGACCTTGGTCACTATGAGCGTTTCATTGATATTAACCTTAACAAGTATTCAAACGTTACTACTGGTAAAATCTATTCAGAGGTTTTACGTAAGGAACGTCGTGGTGAGTACCTTGGGGCAACAGTTCAGGTAATCCCACACATTACAGACGCCCTTAAGGAAAAAATCAAACGTGCAGCAACTACAACTGACTCTGATGTAATCATTACTGAGGTTGGTGGAACAGTTGGTGACATCGAATCTCTTCCTTTCCTTGAAGCCCTTCGTCAAATGAAGGCTGATGTTGGTCGTGACAATGTAATGTACGTTCATACAACCCTTCTTCCTTACCTTAAGGCAGCAGGAGAGATGAAAACTAAACCAACTCAACACTCTGTAAAAGAACTTCGTGGTCTTGGAATCCAACCGGACATGCTAGTTATTCGTACAGAAGAGCCTGTTGAACAAGGAATCAAGAATAAATTAGCTCAATTCTGTGACGTAGCACCAGAAGCAGTTATTGAGTCTATGGACGTTGAACACCTTTATCAAATCCCACTGAATCTTCAAGCTCAAGATATGGACCAAATCGTTTGTGACCACTTGAAACTTGACGTACCAGCTGCTGATATGACTGATTGGACTAACATGGTTGATCACGTTATGAGCCTTAAGAAAACTACAAAAATTGCTCTTGTTGGTAAGTATGTAGAACTCCCTGATGCTTATCTTTCAGTTGTTGAAGCCCTTAAACATGGCGGTTACTCAAATGATACAGAGATTGATCTAAACTGGATTAATGCAGCAGAACTTACTCGTGAAAATGCTGAGACTCTTCTAGGAGATGCCGATGGAATTATCGTTCCTGGTGGATTTGGTCAACGTGGAACTGAAGGAAAAATTGCAGCCATTGAATATGCTCGTGTAAATGATGTTCCAATGCTTGGAATCTGTCTAGGAATGCAGTTAACCTGCGTTGAGTTTGCAAGAAATGTTTTAAATCTTGAGGGAGCTGATTCATCTGAATTAAATCCAGAAACAAATTATCCAGTTATTGACCTTATGCGTGACCAAGTGGATATCGAAGATATGGGTGGAACTCTAAGACTTGGACTTTATCCAGCTAAACTTAAGGCAAATAGTATGGCAGCACGTGCTTACAACAATCAAGAGGTTGTTCAACGCCGTCACCGTCACCGTTATGAATTCAACAATAAATTCCGTGAGCAATTTGAAGAAGCAGGACTTGTCTTCTCAGGTGTGTCTCCTGACAACCGTCTAGCTGAAATTGTTGAAATCACTGATAAGAAATTCTTCGTAGCCTGCCAGTATCACCCAGAATTATCAAGCCGTCCAAACCGTCCAGAAGAGCTTTTCAAAGCCTTCATTAAAGCTTCGGTTGAAAACGCAGAAGAAAAATAAAAAAATAAGGACCTAGGTCCTTATTTTTTTGCAATTAAGCCTTCTTCATAGGTTTGATTAGGCTTCCGATGATGTAGACAACAACAGCAAAAGCTGCTGAAACAATGGCTACAAGTTTAAAATCATCAGGAGTTCCTTGAAGGGCACTTAAGATGTAACCCATAACTTGCCCTAAGATTAAAGCCCAAAAAAGCACTGTAAAAAATTTCATAACATTCTCTTTTCTACAAATCATTTAAAAATACTGGAAAATACTTTCAGCATTTTTCCTCAAATTCCGCTATAATGTTAACATAAAGATTTGCTTTGAGCAAGTAATTCAGTAACGGAAAGGAAGACTATGTTTGCCCCTTTAAATGTGAAATCAGTTTATAGTTTTTTATCAAGTACTATCAATCCCAAGGCTTACATTGACCTGGCTCATGACATGAATTATGAGTATGTAGGACTTATGGATCTTGGAAATTTGCACGCAGCATATTCTTTCATAAAGGAGGCTAAAAAGAAGGGCCTAAAGCCTGTGATTGGGATTGAGCTTGGCCTTTTACTGGATGGTCTACCGTTTGATATTTGTTTTATTGCAGAAAACACTAGAGGCTATAAAAATCTATTAAAAATTTCTACCAAGTATAACTATAAAAGAAGGGAATTTTCAGAGTTTACCGAACTTCTTGATGGGATAGCCCTTGTTCTACCCCAAGGTTTTGAACTTGATGCGCCCAAGATATACACTAGGATTGATTTAGATAGTCCTAAGAATTTGACCTCTCCCTATCCGCTTTTGCCCCTGCCTGAGATTAACTACCTTTACCGAAATGAGATTGAAACGATAAATCTTCTTTCAGCCATTAAAAGTGGAAGTATTGTTGATGAGAGCATATTATATGAAAATACCAAATACCTCAAAGATAGGCTAGCTTATTCAGATTATTTTTCAAGTCATTTTCCTGCAAGCCTTGAAAATTTAAGGGAACTTCTTGCCCCCATTAATTATGATTTGGAATCTAATTTACCCCTACCAAATTTTAATCCTCAAAAGGAGGCAAGACTTGAATTAAGGGAAGATGCCTATGCAGGGCTTAATGAACAGCTAGGAAGAGTTGACGACAGCTACAAGGAAAGACTTGATTATGAATTATCTGTTATCCATAAGATGGGCTTTGATGATTATTTTTTAATTGTTGCAGATATTTTAAGTTATGCCCGCAATCATTCCATTTATACGGGAATGGGTCGGGGATCTGCCGCAGGTTCCCTTGTAGCCTATGCCCTTCAGATTACACATGTTGATCCGGTTAGAAACAACCTTCTCTTTGAACGATTTTTAAATCCTGAACGAAACAGCATGCCAGATATTGACTTAGATATTCCCCAAGACAAGAGAGAAGAGCTTTTAACTTATGTTGACAAAAGATACGGCAAGGGGCACACAGCCCAAATTGTTACCTATTCAACCTTTGGCGCCAAGCAAAGCTTGAGGGACGTAGCCAAGGCTTATGGCCTTCCAGATCATGAAGCCATAAGTCTTACTAAGTTAATCACGGGTAGGGATGGTTTACAGGAAGAGTATGCTAAAAATAATCGCCTAAGAGACGAGATTTTTAGGAACCCTCGCCTGCAAAAGGTCTATGAAATGGCCCAAAAAATTGAAGGTTTTCCAAGGCAGACCTCTATTCATGCCTCAGGTGTTATTCTTTCTGAGAAAAATTTAACAGACTACATCCCCCTAGCTCCAGGTGATAATCTGGCCATCAGCCAATATGATGCCCACATCGTTGAGGAAATTGGCCTTTTAAAAATTGACTTCTTAGGTCTTCGTAACCTCTCTCTTATTGAAAAAATGCGGGACTTGGTTTTAGAAAGATTCCGTAAAAAAATTGACTTTACTAAAATAGACCTAGAGGATCAGGAAGTATTGTCCCTTTTTAGGGAGGGAAATACCATGGGGATTTTCCAGTTTGAAAATCCTCAAATGCTCAAGATGCTTAGGAAGCTTCAACCGGATTCCTTTAATGATATTGTTAGTGCCACATCAATTTTCAGACCAGGTCCCTCTCAAAACATTGATAGCTTTATTAGAAGAAAACATAGTTTAGAAAAAATAACCTATCCAGATATGTCAATTGCTCCTATTCTTGAACCAACCTACGGGATTATGATCTATCAGGAACAAATCATTCAAATTGCAAATATCTATGCAGGCTTTTCTTTGGCCAAGGCAGATTTATTACGACGTGCCATATCTAAGAAGAATTTGAAGGAGATTGAAGCCCTCAAGGAAGACTTTATAGAAGGGGCTGTAAAAAATGGACATTCAAGGGATCAAGCCCTCTATATATATGAGCTAATTGAAAAGTTTGCCAACTATGGTTTCAATAAATCCCATGCCTATGCCTATGCGGCTCTAGCGGTTCAATTGGCCTATTTTAAGACCTATTATAAGGAAGTTTTTTACGAGGTCCTTTTAGAAGATGGTAAAAGGGATTTGTATTTAAAGGACGCTAGGAAAAATCATCTGGATTTTACAAGATTATCTATAAATGACATGCCTTATTATGACAAGGTAGCCCACGGAAAAATTTATCTGGGACTTAAGAATGTTAAGGGAGTCAGTAGGGATTTGGCCCTTCATATTATTAATCATAGGCCTTATAAGGACTTTAGTGATTTTATCAAAAAACTCCCAGATAATTTTCAAAAAACAGCCCAGATAAATCCCCTGATTCAAATTGGCGCCTTTGACCTATTTGATACCAATAGAAGAAAGTTACTTGAAAACCTTCCCAAACTAATTGACTACAGTCAGACCATTCAACTTGATTTATTTGCGACAACTGCCCTAAGTTTTTCTTACATGGATTATGAAGATTACAGCCAACTAGAGCGTTACAATTTTGAAGCAGAAATCTTAGGGGCTGCCCTAACCCCCCATCCATTGGCTGATATTAGAGCCTCTTATAAGGGTGAGGTAACAAGTATTGATAGTATTTCTGAAGCGCGTGATGTATCTATTTTAGTTGAACTGATAAGTCTTAGGGAGCACAAGACAAAAACAGGGGAGAAGATGGCCTTCTTGAAGGTCGAAGATCCAACAGGTGATTTAGATGTAACCCTTTTTCCAGAAAACTACCGCCTTTACCGGAAGATCCTTGAAGAAGGAGGGGTTTATCTGATAAATGGTCAAGTAAATACCCGTAATGGCAACCTTCAAATGGTCGCTCAAAAAATAATCAAAGGCTTTAAGAGCGAAAAAAATTTATGGCTAAATGTTAAGGACCAAAGTCATAACAAACAGCTTGCGACTATTTTAAGGGAGTTTCCTGGTTTTGTACCGGTAATTATTCACTGGCAAGACAGTGGGATGACCAAAAAACTGGAAATTACCATTGAAGAAAACGTTTTACTAGACAAAAAACTATCACCCTACATTTTGAAAGCGATTTACAAATAATTAATTGTTAAAAACTAGGACATATGAGATAAATAATGCTATAATACTAATGGTCAAAATATTGATGGAGGAATTTTATTAATGAAACGTATTGCTGTTTTAACCAGTGGTGGAGACGCTCCTGGAATGAACGCAGCTGTCCGTGCCGTTGTTCGTAAAGGACTATTTGAAGGCATGGAAGTTTTCGGGATTAATTATGGTTACGCTGGAATGGTTGCTGGCGATATCTTCCCGTTAACAGCTAAAGATGTTGCTGATAAGTTATCTCAAGGTGGAACCTTCCTATATTCTGCTCGTTACCCTGAATTCAAGGAACCTGAAGGTCAACTTGCAGGTATCGAGCAGTTGAAAAAACACGGTATCGAAGGTGTTGTAGTTATCGGTGGTGACGGATCTTACCACGGAGCTATGCGTCTTACTGAGCACGGCTTCCCAGCTGTGGGAGTTCCAGGAACTATCGATAATGATATTCCAGGTACTGACTTCACTATCGGATACGATACTGCAGTTAATACTGCCCTTGATGTAATCGATAAAATCCGCGATACATCTCGTAGCCACATCCGTACTTTCGTAATCGAAGTTATGGGTCGTGGAGCTGGCGACATCGCTCTTAATGCTGGTATTGCAGGTGGAGCTGATGAAATTATCATCCCTGAGGTTGAATTTAGCTTTGAAGACATTGCTCGTCGTATCAAAGAAGGTTACAAACGTGGTAAGAAACACAATATCATCGTTGTAGCTGAAGGTGCTATGGGTGGTGAAGAATTTGCTGAAAAACTTCAAGAACAAGGTGATGTTGGTGACCTACGTGTATCTGTCCTTGGACACATGCAACGTGGTGGAGCTCCAACTGCTCGTGACCGCGTTCTTGCAAGCCGTATGGGAGCATACGCTGTTGATCTTCTTAAAGAAGACAAGGGTGGACTTGCCATTG
Proteins encoded:
- a CDS encoding CTP synthase, coding for MTKYIFVTGGVVSSIGKGIVAASLGRLLKNRGLKVTIQKFDPYINIDPGTMSPYQHGEVYVTDDGAETDLDLGHYERFIDINLNKYSNVTTGKIYSEVLRKERRGEYLGATVQVIPHITDALKEKIKRAATTTDSDVIITEVGGTVGDIESLPFLEALRQMKADVGRDNVMYVHTTLLPYLKAAGEMKTKPTQHSVKELRGLGIQPDMLVIRTEEPVEQGIKNKLAQFCDVAPEAVIESMDVEHLYQIPLNLQAQDMDQIVCDHLKLDVPAADMTDWTNMVDHVMSLKKTTKIALVGKYVELPDAYLSVVEALKHGGYSNDTEIDLNWINAAELTRENAETLLGDADGIIVPGGFGQRGTEGKIAAIEYARVNDVPMLGICLGMQLTCVEFARNVLNLEGADSSELNPETNYPVIDLMRDQVDIEDMGGTLRLGLYPAKLKANSMAARAYNNQEVVQRRHRHRYEFNNKFREQFEEAGLVFSGVSPDNRLAEIVEITDKKFFVACQYHPELSSRPNRPEELFKAFIKASVENAEEK
- a CDS encoding YjzD family protein yields the protein MKFFTVLFWALILGQVMGYILSALQGTPDDFKLVAIVSAAFAVVVYIIGSLIKPMKKA
- a CDS encoding DNA polymerase III subunit alpha; the protein is MFAPLNVKSVYSFLSSTINPKAYIDLAHDMNYEYVGLMDLGNLHAAYSFIKEAKKKGLKPVIGIELGLLLDGLPFDICFIAENTRGYKNLLKISTKYNYKRREFSEFTELLDGIALVLPQGFELDAPKIYTRIDLDSPKNLTSPYPLLPLPEINYLYRNEIETINLLSAIKSGSIVDESILYENTKYLKDRLAYSDYFSSHFPASLENLRELLAPINYDLESNLPLPNFNPQKEARLELREDAYAGLNEQLGRVDDSYKERLDYELSVIHKMGFDDYFLIVADILSYARNHSIYTGMGRGSAAGSLVAYALQITHVDPVRNNLLFERFLNPERNSMPDIDLDIPQDKREELLTYVDKRYGKGHTAQIVTYSTFGAKQSLRDVAKAYGLPDHEAISLTKLITGRDGLQEEYAKNNRLRDEIFRNPRLQKVYEMAQKIEGFPRQTSIHASGVILSEKNLTDYIPLAPGDNLAISQYDAHIVEEIGLLKIDFLGLRNLSLIEKMRDLVLERFRKKIDFTKIDLEDQEVLSLFREGNTMGIFQFENPQMLKMLRKLQPDSFNDIVSATSIFRPGPSQNIDSFIRRKHSLEKITYPDMSIAPILEPTYGIMIYQEQIIQIANIYAGFSLAKADLLRRAISKKNLKEIEALKEDFIEGAVKNGHSRDQALYIYELIEKFANYGFNKSHAYAYAALAVQLAYFKTYYKEVFYEVLLEDGKRDLYLKDARKNHLDFTRLSINDMPYYDKVAHGKIYLGLKNVKGVSRDLALHIINHRPYKDFSDFIKKLPDNFQKTAQINPLIQIGAFDLFDTNRRKLLENLPKLIDYSQTIQLDLFATTALSFSYMDYEDYSQLERYNFEAEILGAALTPHPLADIRASYKGEVTSIDSISEARDVSILVELISLREHKTKTGEKMAFLKVEDPTGDLDVTLFPENYRLYRKILEEGGVYLINGQVNTRNGNLQMVAQKIIKGFKSEKNLWLNVKDQSHNKQLATILREFPGFVPVIIHWQDSGMTKKLEITIEENVLLDKKLSPYILKAIYK
- the pfkA gene encoding 6-phosphofructokinase, with protein sequence MKRIAVLTSGGDAPGMNAAVRAVVRKGLFEGMEVFGINYGYAGMVAGDIFPLTAKDVADKLSQGGTFLYSARYPEFKEPEGQLAGIEQLKKHGIEGVVVIGGDGSYHGAMRLTEHGFPAVGVPGTIDNDIPGTDFTIGYDTAVNTALDVIDKIRDTSRSHIRTFVIEVMGRGAGDIALNAGIAGGADEIIIPEVEFSFEDIARRIKEGYKRGKKHNIIVVAEGAMGGEEFAEKLQEQGDVGDLRVSVLGHMQRGGAPTARDRVLASRMGAYAVDLLKEDKGGLAIGVDGDTLVARDIIDTLTNHKHQADKALYKLSQEIS